The Lolium rigidum isolate FL_2022 chromosome 2, APGP_CSIRO_Lrig_0.1, whole genome shotgun sequence genomic interval tttttagatttttttacgcAGTCTGTATGCCTCTGTGGTATATTCCATGAACGATTTGAGTTTTTCCTCCATCAATTCATGGAATAGTTCCACTTTCCCCTATCCTTTTATTCAAAATTTTCTTGTTATCAAATTCAATGTTAGGAGTTTTTAGCTCTAATGTTTAGTTagtgctgatttttttttctcaCTGACAGGCTATATTAGCACAGCTATAAATGATGGCCCAGGATGTTTGATGTTGAGATGTCCCGATCCATCCTGTGCTGCTGCTGTTGGACAAGATATGGTTAATTTGTTAGCTAGTGACGAGGATAAGGGAAAGTATGAACGCTATCTTTGCAGATCTTACATTGAAGATAATAGAAAAGTAAGTCTGTATTTAGAGGGATGTTGACCGTAATTTAAGCAGTTCAGTACTGAAATAATATTCACCTCAAAGAAAATGCTGAAATAATATTTGGGTgggtttccatgattttcttttgAATTCTATTTTTTACTTAGCATTAGTTGGAGAAGGGCAgaggattaaaaaaataaaagaatttGTACCTTACATTCACCCTATTTTCTGGTATTCTCTCCTTTGTATTTGATTTAACATTTATCACAATTAGACATGTCAGAATTTCATTTTTTTCAATATTTGGACTGCCGTGATTATTTGGTAATTAGTGCTGATAACTGCAAAAGGAATGGTTAAATCTTGTCTAGATCACAGTTGACTACTCTTACCTATTGATTATACTTTGTTTCTTATTTCGTGTCGTTATGTTGTGCAGACAAAATGGTGTCCTGCTCCTGGCTGTGAGTATGCTGTCGAATTTATCGTGGGTGGTGGCAGCTATGATGTTTCTTGTGGCTGTTCTTACGGGTTCTGTTGGAATGTGAGTATTTCTTGATGTAGCTTATTTTGTTATATGTCCAGTAGAACTTCAAAATGAGAAGTTGCATGACAAAATTGGCAGTGTACCGAGGAAGCTCATCGCCCTGTGGACTGTTCCACAGTTTCAAAATGGGTTCTCAAGAACAGTGCAGAGTCCGAAAATATGAATTGGTATGGAAAAGATAACGTATTTCTTCTGTACTTCCAACTGTGTTGTCGATTTCTGCTAAATCAGCATTGTTTGTCATGTCAATCAAGTTACCATATTTAATTGCTAATGGAATAACAAGCACAGTTGTTACTAACAAGTTGTGCCACTCTATAATCTATTTGCTCATTTTGTCCACTTCCCTATTGCTTAGTATTCTTACTGCTCTTTTGAAACTCCACTTTACTGCATTTCTTCCAAACTAAGTTTCTTGAAAAAAGGCTTGCTGTAAATACGAAAATAGGACTGCAAACCTTTTTTCCAATCTCACATATCTATTTCAGGCTTCTCTAGATTTGTTCCTTTTCTCCCGTTCTAGTGTTCTTTACTTCTTTATAATCTGTATCCTTCTTTTAGGGTCGAATGTCTAAGAGATCTACATAGTTTCCATATATCAGTTGTGTAATATCCCTGTTGCATAAGGGTTTTTCCGCATATTTTCCTCACCTGTACGTGCATATATACTGGCCTGTGGCCTCATGGGGATACAATATGCATCTCCCTAACATGGCATGAAAGCCTATGCTTAGGTTGCTCTCTCTCCTCCTaggcaaacttttttttttccgaTGTCTTCCCTGGGTGCTGCAACTCACGTGCTCACTCCCCACCACCCTTGCCCTCTTCCTGAGCAGATCCATCCACGCTGCTGCTTCTAGGCGATAGAAACTTTGTGCAATTTCATAACAGCCTTAATACTTCAGTCAATAAAATGATGCATCTGCACAGATATATTGCATTTTTGTTTTGAGTTGTTTTGACTATAAGCTATACCTTTTTCTTTCTTCATCACATGCTGGTTATTTTTTGCAGGATATTAGCTAATTCGAAGCCTTGTCCAAAGTGTAAGCGCCCTATTGAAAAAAACCAGGGTTGCATGCACATTACCTGCACACCGCCATGTAAATTTGAATTTTGCTGGTACACAATCACATTTTTGCTACAGTTCTGCTTATAATTTTTGCCATTTCAGATAGTTGACACATTTATACTGTGATTGCAGGCTTTGTCTTGGTCCATGGTCTGATCATGGGGAGAGGACAGGTGGCTTTTATGCTTGTAATCGCTATGAGGCAGCACGGCAAGAGGGAGCGGTAATGGTTCAACTAATCTTGAGCATCAAATTTATAGTATTAATAAATAATTTAGCTAATTCATTGTACATTTCTTTAACAGTTTGACGATTCTGAAAGGAGAAGAGAAATGGCAAAGAACTCCCTCGAGAGATATACACATTACTATGAACGATGGGCAGCCAATCAGTCCGTAAGTGATATTGAACTTAGTTAGCAACATTGCTACTCCTTTAATATCAGGTCTTAAGTGGCAACTTGTGAGATAATCCTATGCAGCCAAGACGCCACAGGCTCACAGGCCTGTGACTTTGAAAAATGCAAGACTGAATAATTTTTTATTATGTAGTGGTGACTTGTGAGATAATCCTGGATTTGGGATGGTAACATATGCTGTAAATTTTTCTTTGGCAACAGCCATGAGCCTATGACTATTATGAATGCATAGTGTACAAATATCCATACTAAGGACGAGACAACTTGGAATCTGTTCTTAGTTGCAGTGGTAGTTTTTTACAATTGGATACAATGTTGTGTGTAGGATGTTTCGAGTTTCTCAAATCTCAATATCACAGGGTGGAATAGAATATTTATGATAATTTTCAGTAAGCTAAGTTAATGAAAGTAAAGTGCAaatacttcttgtttcttggttttgtATTTTGATTGATGCTACAAAATTGATGTACTAGCAACCCTTATTTTTTTGTATTTACACATTATTTTAACTATGCTGTAGTCGAGGCAAAAGGCGCTTGGGGATCTGCAGAGTCTGCAGAATGACAAGGTAGCTGGCATTTGCCTTCCGCCACCTCTGTTTTGGTGTTTATCAAAGGAATACCATCCAGGGCATAGACTGCCATTATTTCTTTGGTAAATTCTCTAACATGTAACGACCATTATTTGTTTGCCTTCAGCTTGAGAAACTAAGTGACATACAAAGCCAACCGGAGTCACAACTTAAATTCATAATAGAAGCATGGTTACAGGTATGATTGACATTCAAGTCCCCAAGCCTCACCAGTACTCTGTTCAGTTACCTGAATGTCTCACACCGGGAGTATAATCTATTTTACAGATTGTTGAGTGTAGGCGGGTATTGAAGTGGACCTACGCATATGGTTATTACCTTCCAGACAATGAGCATGCCAAAAGACAGTTCTTTGAATACCTGCAAGGTTCATATTTTTCCTATTGTAGCTTCCATTTCAAAGTATATATGACTGAAAGGATATCTTTTGCTTGTTCAGGCGAAGCAGAATCAGGTTTGGAACGCCTTCATCAATGTGCGGAgaaagaacttcagatctaccttgATGCAGACTGCCCATCAAAAGATTTCAACGACTTCCGTACAAAATTGGCTGGATTGACCAGGTATTGACAAATCCTACTATATTTTATTTCCCATTATTGTTGTTTCTGACTTTCTTTCTAACTGGTGTCATCATCTTTAGTATGA includes:
- the LOC124692642 gene encoding probable E3 ubiquitin-protein ligase ARI8 — protein: MDSEDDTRDSADEDFYSGGEAGLALSDDGDADYDFADHDSDDSDDLISHRQQQNYSVLSEDDIKQHQADDMNRVSTVLSISKAEACALLRSYNWSVSKVHDEWFVDEARVRTAVGLPEKQIEMPNERELSCGICFESCPRESMSAASCGHPFCGVCWRGYISTAINDGPGCLMLRCPDPSCAAAVGQDMVNLLASDEDKGKYERYLCRSYIEDNRKTKWCPAPGCEYAVEFIVGGGSYDVSCGCSYGFCWNCTEEAHRPVDCSTVSKWVLKNSAESENMNWILANSKPCPKCKRPIEKNQGCMHITCTPPCKFEFCWLCLGPWSDHGERTGGFYACNRYEAARQEGAFDDSERRREMAKNSLERYTHYYERWAANQSSRQKALGDLQSLQNDKLEKLSDIQSQPESQLKFIIEAWLQIVECRRVLKWTYAYGYYLPDNEHAKRQFFEYLQGEAESGLERLHQCAEKELQIYLDADCPSKDFNDFRTKLAGLTSVTRNYFENLVRALESGLNDVGPHSGHAASSKAVSSKSLGSKSKSGKNKAPVSKSGSSTRGMDDGNIWACEQCTFANPRSARTCQVCEYQQHR